A window of the Haloquadratum walsbyi C23 genome harbors these coding sequences:
- a CDS encoding carbohydrate ABC transporter permease produces the protein MSVQRILETNRQSLIAKFKRIGLYIILMMMVGFYLIPIETGIMTSLTTPASYTGNAPFLPPLEPVIPGTGSFSVQPWINAIAGLSGGLINSFVLVIPATVLSGLLGSMAAYGLTTVDWRGQIMIYVLFVAGIFIPYQAVLVPLTQFWYNVVPLQSIFVTVAASVPLVAEYHWKLLALIITHTAYGIPICTLLFRAHYKKLSSEMIEAARLDGASIATIYRRIILPLSIPMFAVVFIYQFTQIWNDLLFALTIIQFGDASVVTQELVGIGVSQSGTNFPLRMAAALVAALPTLIIYIFFGDRFAKGVTT, from the coding sequence TTCTTGAAACAAATCGTCAATCATTGATAGCGAAATTCAAGCGAATCGGTCTGTATATCATCTTGATGATGATGGTGGGATTCTATCTTATTCCAATTGAGACCGGTATAATGACATCTCTTACCACACCAGCATCATATACAGGAAATGCTCCTTTCCTTCCACCGCTAGAACCAGTGATACCCGGAACAGGGTCATTTTCAGTTCAACCGTGGATAAATGCAATCGCTGGATTAAGTGGGGGATTAATCAATAGTTTTGTCCTTGTGATCCCGGCAACAGTTCTTTCTGGATTACTTGGAAGTATGGCTGCATACGGATTGACGACAGTTGACTGGCGTGGACAGATTATGATTTACGTGCTCTTCGTTGCGGGGATTTTCATTCCATATCAAGCAGTGCTGGTGCCATTGACGCAGTTTTGGTATAACGTAGTCCCATTACAGAGTATTTTTGTGACAGTCGCAGCGTCAGTCCCACTTGTAGCAGAATATCACTGGAAGCTACTTGCATTGATCATTACACATACTGCGTATGGAATTCCGATTTGCACACTATTGTTCCGAGCACATTATAAAAAGCTCTCCTCAGAGATGATTGAAGCCGCACGTCTTGATGGAGCATCAATAGCGACTATCTATCGACGAATCATCCTGCCACTTTCAATTCCAATGTTTGCTGTTGTATTTATATATCAATTTACACAAATCTGGAATGATCTTCTCTTCGCATTAACTATCATTCAATTCGGTGACGCATCCGTCGTGACACAGGAACTTGTTGGGATTGGTGTCTCACAATCGGGGACAAACTTTCCACTTCGAATGGCTGCAGCACTCGTTGCTGCCCTCCCAACGCTCATAATATACATCTTCTTTGGCGATCGGTTTGCAAAGGGAGTGACAACATGA